A segment of the Streptomyces pactum genome:
CCGGACCCGGCCCGGCGGCAGCGCGAGTCGCCCTGAGACCGGCGGAGAGGTGCTCCGTGGTCCCAGGGCGACTCGCGCTGCCCCCCGGGGGAGAGGGGGAGAGGGCGCCGCGCCGGCCGTCAGGCCAGCGCCTCCAGCTTGGGCACGATCTCGGCGGGGGCGGGAAGCGTCGCGATCTCCTTGGCGAGGAACTGCGTCCGCTCGGTGTAGCTCGGGTTCTCCAGCAGTTCCCGGCAGGCCTCGGCGATCACTTCGCCCGGAGCCCTGTCGGGCTCCTGCGCCTGCGGCCACAGCGTCTTGCCGGCACCGAAGCCGGTGATGGCCTTGGCGATGGCCTCCCGGTGGTAGTTCGGCGGGAACTCCGGCGGGTTCTCCGGGATGACCAACTGCGGCACGCCGTTGGCCATGAGGGTCGTCGCGGTGGTCGCCCCGCCGTGGTGGACCGCCAGGTCACAGGTGGCGGCGGTGACGTCGATCGGGATCCAGCCGACGCGCGCGTCGCCCAGCTCGGAGCCGAACCGCTCGACGGCGCCGGGGTTCGACGCGATCAGCGTCTCGGCGCCCAGCTTGTCCAGCTCCCTGACCAGCAGCGGCATGGACCAGCCCGGGTCCCGGAACATCAGGCTGCGGAAACCGGAGGTGATCACCACCCGCCGGCGCCCCTCGGGGCGGGTGTACATCCAGCGCTCCAGCCGGCGCTGCGGGTTGCTGGGGATCCAGCGCATCGGCTGCGCGGCCGGGTCGTGGGACGGCCGCAGCGACGGCGGCGTCGAGTCCAGGAGCAGGTCGGGCTTGAGGAGCCCGTCCACGCCCAGCCGCTCCATCTCGGGGCGCAGCTCCTGCTCGGCGCCCGGGTCGATGCCGGTGAGCGGAATGCCCAGGTACTCGATGTGGCGCACGTACGGGACCTTCAGGTGGGCGGCGAGCAGCATCGCGGCGTAACTCTGCGAGCTGCCCACGACCACGTCCGGGGTCCAGTCCCTGGCCAGCTCCAGCAGGGACCGGACCCCGGCCAGGCCCATCCTCGCGAAGCCGCGGCCCTGTCCGAGCATCTCCTCGTCGCCCAGCTCCCGGGGGAACCGCAGGCCCTTGCCCGGGTTGGTGATCCGCATGAAGTGCCGGATCGGGTCGACGGTGAAGCAGAACGTGGGAAGGCCGATGGCCTCCGCGGTCTCCACCCACGGTTCGTGGGCGGCCAGCACGACGTGGTGGCCCGCGTTGCGCGCGGCCGTCGCCAGCGGGGCAGCGGCATAGTAGGTGGCCTGGCTGCCCGTGGTTATGAACAGGATTTTCATGGCACTCCGGATGCTTTTCGTGGGACGCGGCCTACAGCATTAGCGGACAGTACCGATGGTCCTCAGTGCCGCCTTTTTCTGTCAAACACCAGCAATTGACAAGCCTGTTCAATCGCGGATTTCCCGCAGTTGAACAGGGTATTCGCCCGATCTCGTTGCGCAGCCCTCGGACGCTGACCATCATGAGACCGGTACGTGTGGCCAGGAAGCCTCAGAAAAATCGGATCCCGAAAGTCGGTGGCACGCATGAACAACCTGATCTACAAAGCCCGTATGGCCCTGCGTGACGTCATGGAAGTGAACATCTACAGCCAGGGAAACGACAAGGTCTACCTGACCGTTTTCCCGGAGCTGGTCTGGGAGGGCACCGAGAAGACGCAGCCGGAAAAGGTCGTCCGGAACGTCATCGGCCGCCTCCACGACATGGACCTGGACGTCGACGGCGGGGAGTCGGCCGTCCGGACCCTGCTGGACTCCGGCGCCGTCGAGATCGTCCGCAAGGCCGCCTGACCGCGCCGCCGGTACCCGCACACCGGCTTTCGCCGCGCACGACCCCGCCCGGACACCCCCGGGCCGCCCCCTCGAGTGCCCGCGCCGACCACCGCCGCGGGCACTCGCCGCGTCAGTGGTGACCGCCGCCCGCGGGCCGGTGGGCGGCCGGGCCGACCACGAGCGGGCGCACCATGTGCTGCTCGTGCTCCAGCATGTGACAGTGGTGGACCCCCCTGCCGACGACGGGGAAACGGACCGCCACGGTGACCAGCTCGCCCGGGGTGCCGTTCGGACCGGGGATGATCTGGCCGGCCGTACCCACCCTGACGGTGTCCTTCTCCCCGAGCTCGTGCGGTTCCAGCTCCGCCGCCCCCAGGAACGCGACCGGCCTGGCGGAGCCGCGCACGACCCGGTCGAAGCCGGTCACGTCGTAGTTCTCGCGGGACAGCACCTGGAAGTGGGCCAGGTGGATGTGCATGGGGTGCGGAGCGGCGGCGAGGTTGAGGTACTTCCAGATCTCCACACCCCGGTGCGCCACGGTGAACGCGTTGCCGTCGTCGTAGCGCATGGCCGTCCGGCGCAGCGTCGTGACCGTGCCCTCGGCGTCCTCGACCTGGACGACCCCGGCGGACGGGAACGCGATCCCCTCCGCGTCGGCCCGCTCCACCTCCTCCATCTCCCACAGTTCGGGCACGTTGGCCGAGCCCGGCCCGACCAGCACCACCCACCGGGGCCGGCCGCCGTGCGGCAGGTCGTGGTGCGTGGACCGTCTGAAGGCGGGCGAGAGTCTCCCGGGCGGCGTGAACCGGCCGGCGGATCCGCGGCCGGCCACGCGGAACTGCATCACGTCGGGCTCCAGCAGGTCGTGCCGGGTGCTGGAGCCGCCGGGCACAACGCCCTCCATCGTGTTGACCAGCTTGACGGACCGGCCGCGGAACGCACTGAAGTCGACCAGCACGTCGGCGCGCTCACCGGGGGAGAGGTTGAGCGCCCCCTCGACCGGCAGCGGCCTGTCGATCAGCCCCTGGTCGCTGCCGATCACCTGGAAGGCCCCGGGGACGGGCCGGCCGTCGGCCAGCAGCATCAGCCGGTAGATCCGGGAGTTGGCCGTGTTGACGATCCGGAACCGGTACCAGCGCGGCTGGACCTCCAGGTAGGGCCAGACCACACCGTTGACCAGGGTGTAGGGGGCCGCGTGCGCACGCATGAGCTTCGCGTTGACCATCTCCACCTTGTGGACCAGGCGTCCGGTGAGGGCCCCCGATCCGTCCAGCGCGAAGTTGCGGTCACTGAGGACCAGCGGCACCTCGTGGCCGCCCCGGGGCAGGCCCAGCGCACGCTCCTGCGCGTCGCGGCAGACGAACAGGCCCGCCAGACCGGCGTACACGCTGAAGCGGCTGACGTGGTGGGTGTGGTCGTGGTACCAGAGCATGGTCGCGGCCTGGTCGTTCGGGTACGCCGACAGTTGCTCCTCGCCCGGACCGACGAGGTTCTCCATCCAGCCGTCGTTGCCGCCGCCGGTCAGCATGCCGTGCAGGTGCACCGCCGCCCACGGCCCCAGGTCCGCCACCCCGGGCACCTCCCGGCAGCCCTCGGTGCCGGGATAGTTGGACAGCGGGTCGGGCATGGGACCGCCGGGCCGGCCGAACTCGACGGCGGTGACCGGCATGTTCCCCGTCAGGTGGTTCTCCCAGACGACCCGCAGCCGGCGGCCGCGGACCGTCTCGATCGTCGGCCCGGGGTAGCTGCCCTCGTACGTCCACATCCGCACCGGCGCCAGCTCCGAGTGCACGGTGACGTCGGCGGTGCGCAGGCGCACGGTCAGTTCGTCGTGCCCGCCGCGCCCACGCGGACGCAGCACCGGCGGCGTACGCAGCGGATCCCTGAACTTGGTCAGCAGCAGCCCGTCCGCCGACGGCTCGGCACCTTCGGACGCCGCCCCGCCCGGGACGGCGAAGACGGAGGACGACGGCACGAGCGCGCCCAGGCCGGCCACGGCACCGCCCCGCAGCAGGGTGCGCCGGTTGATCCCGGGCGAGCTGGGTATTTCGGCAGACGCAGTCTCCATGCGCCGGATCGTAGGCAATGACCCCTCCAGATCCGCTCGAAGACCGCTGCACGGCACGGCCGTTCACCGGCCGCCCCGGCCGCCCCGGCGGGCCGCGCGGCCCGCCGCCTACACGGCCGCCATCTCGGTGTCCCGGCGCACCAGCGTGGCGTAGTGGCCGCCGAGGGCGAGCAGCTCGTCGTGCGTGCCCCGCTCGGCGACGCGCCCCTGCTCCAGGACGAGGATCTCGTCGGCGTTGCGGACGGTCGACAGCCGGTGTGCGACCGTGATGGTGGTGCGGCCCGCGCTCGCCGCGTCGATGGCCTTCTGGACGGACCGCTCGGTCTGGGTGTCCAGCGCGCTGGTGGCCTCGTCGAGCACCAGCACGGGCGGGTCGCGCAGGATGGCGCGGGCGATGGCCAGCCGCTGCTTCTCCCCGCCGGAGAACCGGTATCCGCGCTCGCCGACCACCGTGTCGTAGCCGTCGGGCAGCGACATCAGGTAGTCGTGGATGTGCGCCACCCGCGCCGCCGCGACCAGCTCCTCGTCACTCGCGTCGGGCTTGGCGAACCTCAGGTTGTCGGCGACCGACGCGTGGAAGAGGTAGGTCTCCTGGGAGACGACACCGACGGCGGCGGCGAGCGTGTCGAACGACAGGTCGCGCACGTCGACGCCGTCGATCGTCACGGTGCCGGACGTCGCGTCGTACAGACGCGGTATGAGATAGCTCAGCGTGGTCTTGCCCGACCCGGTCTCCCCGACGACGGCGAGGCTGTGCCCGGCGGGAACGGTCACCTCGACACCGTCCAGCGTCGGCCGCTGGGCGCCCGCGTAGCGGAACCCGACCCCGCGCAGCCGCACCTCGCCCCGCAGACTCGCCGGAACCACCGGCCGCTCCGGCTCGGCCACGTCGACGGGCAGGTCGAGGTACTCGAAGATACGCCCGAACAACTCCAGTGAACTCTGGATGTCCAGACCGATGGTCAGCAGCCGCTGCGCCGGCCGGAACAGGATCTGCTGGAGGGTGGCGAAGGCGACCAGCGCGCCGATGGAGATGGACATCCGGCCGCCGCTGCCGGTCAGCCCCGCCACCCAGTAGATCACCGCGGGCATGGCCGCCATGACGACCCAGATCGTGGACTGGTACCACAGGCCCGCCGTACTCGCGCGCACCTCGATGTCGGTGAGCTTGCGGGACTGACCGGCGAACGCGTCGCTCAGCGAACGCGAACGGCCCATGGTGTGACCGAGCATGATGCCGCTGACCGACAGCGACTCCTGCACGTTCGACGACAGGTCGGCGAACTGGCGCTGCCGCGCCCGGGTGAGCACGCGCAGTTCGTCCCCGACGTGGCGGCTCACCCAGACGAAGCCCGGCAGGACGACCAGCGACGCCAGCGTGAGCCGCCAGTCGAGCAGGGCCATGGCGGTGACCGTGGTGATGACGGTGGTCACGTCCGACACCAGCGCCGTCGCGGTGGTCGTCACGGTCACCTGCATCCCGCCGATGTCGTTGGCGATCCGCGACTGGACCTCACCGGTACGCGTCCGGGTGAAGAAGGCCAGCGACATCCGCTGCAGATGGGAGTAGACGGCGGTGCGCAGATCGTGCATGACGAGCTGGCCGACCCTGGCGGACAGATACGTCTGCCACACGTTGAACGCGCTGTTCGAGACCGCGACGACGACCATGCCCAGGGCGAGCAGGGACAGCAGTCCGGTCCTGCCCTGCGGCAGCGCCACATCGATGATCTCGCGGATCAGGAACGGGTTG
Coding sequences within it:
- a CDS encoding glycosyltransferase, with amino-acid sequence MKILFITTGSQATYYAAAPLATAARNAGHHVVLAAHEPWVETAEAIGLPTFCFTVDPIRHFMRITNPGKGLRFPRELGDEEMLGQGRGFARMGLAGVRSLLELARDWTPDVVVGSSQSYAAMLLAAHLKVPYVRHIEYLGIPLTGIDPGAEQELRPEMERLGVDGLLKPDLLLDSTPPSLRPSHDPAAQPMRWIPSNPQRRLERWMYTRPEGRRRVVITSGFRSLMFRDPGWSMPLLVRELDKLGAETLIASNPGAVERFGSELGDARVGWIPIDVTAATCDLAVHHGGATTATTLMANGVPQLVIPENPPEFPPNYHREAIAKAITGFGAGKTLWPQAQEPDRAPGEVIAEACRELLENPSYTERTQFLAKEIATLPAPAEIVPKLEALA
- a CDS encoding multicopper oxidase family protein — its product is METASAEIPSSPGINRRTLLRGGAVAGLGALVPSSSVFAVPGGAASEGAEPSADGLLLTKFRDPLRTPPVLRPRGRGGHDELTVRLRTADVTVHSELAPVRMWTYEGSYPGPTIETVRGRRLRVVWENHLTGNMPVTAVEFGRPGGPMPDPLSNYPGTEGCREVPGVADLGPWAAVHLHGMLTGGGNDGWMENLVGPGEEQLSAYPNDQAATMLWYHDHTHHVSRFSVYAGLAGLFVCRDAQERALGLPRGGHEVPLVLSDRNFALDGSGALTGRLVHKVEMVNAKLMRAHAAPYTLVNGVVWPYLEVQPRWYRFRIVNTANSRIYRLMLLADGRPVPGAFQVIGSDQGLIDRPLPVEGALNLSPGERADVLVDFSAFRGRSVKLVNTMEGVVPGGSSTRHDLLEPDVMQFRVAGRGSAGRFTPPGRLSPAFRRSTHHDLPHGGRPRWVVLVGPGSANVPELWEMEEVERADAEGIAFPSAGVVQVEDAEGTVTTLRRTAMRYDDGNAFTVAHRGVEIWKYLNLAAAPHPMHIHLAHFQVLSRENYDVTGFDRVVRGSARPVAFLGAAELEPHELGEKDTVRVGTAGQIIPGPNGTPGELVTVAVRFPVVGRGVHHCHMLEHEQHMVRPLVVGPAAHRPAGGGHH
- a CDS encoding ABC transporter ATP-binding protein, which produces MTTTGSATARVPVHKRRILKLFVPYRRSLLSVGFLVAASSLVSLVNPFLIREIIDVALPQGRTGLLSLLALGMVVVAVSNSAFNVWQTYLSARVGQLVMHDLRTAVYSHLQRMSLAFFTRTRTGEVQSRIANDIGGMQVTVTTTATALVSDVTTVITTVTAMALLDWRLTLASLVVLPGFVWVSRHVGDELRVLTRARQRQFADLSSNVQESLSVSGIMLGHTMGRSRSLSDAFAGQSRKLTDIEVRASTAGLWYQSTIWVVMAAMPAVIYWVAGLTGSGGRMSISIGALVAFATLQQILFRPAQRLLTIGLDIQSSLELFGRIFEYLDLPVDVAEPERPVVPASLRGEVRLRGVGFRYAGAQRPTLDGVEVTVPAGHSLAVVGETGSGKTTLSYLIPRLYDATSGTVTIDGVDVRDLSFDTLAAAVGVVSQETYLFHASVADNLRFAKPDASDEELVAAARVAHIHDYLMSLPDGYDTVVGERGYRFSGGEKQRLAIARAILRDPPVLVLDEATSALDTQTERSVQKAIDAASAGRTTITVAHRLSTVRNADEILVLEQGRVAERGTHDELLALGGHYATLVRRDTEMAAV